In Methanobacteriaceae archaeon, the following are encoded in one genomic region:
- a CDS encoding radical SAM protein: MVEFGNNLEGNNNLDGNNLDKSKNNRIQRGLLNRDPAQGTVKKPPFSFLDLKIKIATRMFQHCNFCEKACGVDRRFEKGECGVDGSHISSEFLHVGEEPPLVPSHTIFFSGCNFNCVYCQNWDISQNPDRGIRLSEKDLALIIENRRRQGSRNVNFVGGDPTPNLHYILGTMQLVRDNIPLVWNSNLYLSTEAMQLLDGFVDLYLTDFKYGNDECAQRLSNIPSYMEVVGRNHRMAFHAGDIIIRHLVLPNHVECCSKPLLEWISKNLGLKPVLNIMGQYHPVYKAQDHVEISGLPSSSEISEVIHYAHDLGFNNLV; this comes from the coding sequence ATGGTGGAATTTGGGAATAATCTAGAAGGTAATAATAATCTAGATGGGAATAATCTGGATAAATCAAAGAATAATCGGATCCAAAGGGGCCTACTCAATAGGGACCCAGCCCAGGGGACTGTAAAAAAACCCCCATTTTCATTTTTGGATTTAAAGATTAAAATTGCAACAAGAATGTTCCAGCACTGTAATTTCTGTGAAAAGGCTTGTGGAGTTGATAGGAGATTTGAAAAGGGTGAATGTGGAGTTGATGGTTCACATATATCATCAGAGTTTTTACATGTAGGTGAAGAACCACCACTGGTTCCCAGCCACACGATTTTCTTCTCCGGATGTAATTTCAACTGTGTTTACTGCCAGAACTGGGATATTAGTCAAAATCCAGATAGGGGAATAAGATTAAGTGAGAAAGACCTGGCATTAATCATAGAAAATCGCAGAAGGCAGGGTTCTCGAAATGTGAATTTTGTCGGTGGTGATCCCACACCCAACCTCCATTACATCCTAGGCACCATGCAACTGGTAAGGGATAACATCCCCCTAGTCTGGAACAGTAACCTGTACCTCTCCACAGAAGCCATGCAACTACTGGATGGGTTTGTTGACCTTTACCTGACAGATTTTAAGTATGGTAATGATGAATGTGCCCAGAGACTTTCAAACATCCCCAGTTATATGGAAGTGGTGGGTAGAAACCATAGAATGGCATTTCATGCAGGGGATATCATAATCAGACATCTAGTTCTTCCAAATCATGTGGAGTGTTGCTCAAAACCGTTATTGGAGTGGATATCCAAAAATTTAGGCTTAAAACCAGTTTTGAACATCATGGGTCAGTATCATCCAGTTTACAAGGCCCAGGATCATGTAGAAATATCAGGACTTCCTTCTTCCAGTGAAATAAGCGAAGTGATTCATTATGCTCATGATTTAGGGTTTAATAATCTGGTTTAA
- a CDS encoding heme-binding protein, producing the protein MTESPTYTVEGKDNNIEVRFYPGYILAQVDVEADYDEAISVGFSILANYIFGANTKRSKIAMTVPVSGENISVSEKIPMTTPVTEEAVDKDFNESEKIHMTAPVTEESVKDWEKPKNYPLTRKNSESHIYRISFTMPSEYTLDTLPIPEDDRIKFKEVVNQRMAVLRFKGRVNHKLAEEEMNELKRWLKTNNIKPKSNFIVAQYNHPAVPGFLRRNEIMVEI; encoded by the coding sequence ATTACTGAAAGCCCAACATATACTGTTGAAGGTAAGGATAATAATATTGAAGTCAGGTTTTACCCAGGTTATATTCTAGCCCAGGTCGATGTGGAAGCAGATTATGATGAGGCTATTAGTGTGGGATTTTCCATACTGGCCAACTATATTTTTGGGGCTAATACAAAACGTTCTAAAATCGCAATGACGGTGCCAGTATCTGGAGAGAACATATCTGTTTCTGAAAAAATCCCCATGACAACCCCCGTAACTGAGGAAGCTGTGGATAAAGATTTTAATGAATCAGAAAAGATCCATATGACTGCTCCAGTTACTGAAGAATCAGTTAAAGACTGGGAAAAACCCAAAAACTATCCGCTAACTCGAAAGAATTCAGAGTCTCATATTTACAGAATATCCTTTACCATGCCTTCTGAATATACTCTGGATACTTTACCCATTCCTGAAGATGATCGTATTAAATTTAAAGAAGTCGTTAATCAAAGAATGGCTGTTTTAAGATTTAAAGGAAGGGTTAATCATAAATTAGCTGAAGAAGAAATGAATGAGTTAAAAAGATGGCTGAAAACAAATAATATTAAGCCAAAATCAAATTTTATAGTTGCACAATATAATCATCCTGCGGTTCCAGGTTTTCTCAGAAGAAATGAAATTATGGTTGAAATATAA
- the rpl12p gene encoding 50S ribosomal protein P1 produces the protein MEYIYAAMLLHTAGQEVNEESVKKVLEAAGSDVDDARVKALIAALEDVDIEEAMEKTAVAAAAPAAGAAPAAAAEEAEEEEAEEEEDEEEAEEEAAAGLGALFG, from the coding sequence ATGGAATACATATACGCAGCAATGTTATTGCACACAGCAGGTCAGGAAGTTAATGAAGAAAGTGTAAAGAAAGTCTTAGAAGCAGCAGGTTCAGATGTAGATGACGCAAGGGTAAAAGCATTAATCGCAGCCCTGGAAGACGTTGACATTGAAGAAGCAATGGAAAAAACCGCTGTAGCAGCCGCAGCACCAGCAGCAGGTGCAGCACCAGCAGCCGCAGCGGAAGAAGCTGAAGAAGAAGAAGCTGAAGAAGAGGAAGACGAAGAAGAAGCTGAAGAAGAAGCTGCTGCCGGTCTCGGCGCTCTCTTCGGATGA
- a CDS encoding methanogenesis marker 16 metalloprotein, with protein sequence MKKSIQQINQKIKDGEATVLTAEEVTRLVMEGEEPTAEDIDVVTTGTCGIMSGTAAIFHIPVSEPGTFKKAKNILLNGVPGFPGPCPNEWLGSVDLMVYGTAHSLYQTQYGGGFLFKDILRGEEIEIEVEDYQGNIIKSTATLDDFKTAQMIGTRFAFKNYTAFINPSPEPVSSIFNAVDMEGPFKGISFSGCGELNPLQNDPQLKTILKGSKLLINNSEGLFIDTGTRSTPEKPNMMITADMKKMDPHYLGGFRTGAGPEVYNSVATAIPVLDDEILQKTFIKNEDITLPIADIRGRHSVLSHTTYEVWRNVDERPTYEKEFCQNCGTCVVEERCPTRAYENHQLNQARCFGCGMCAYSCPFGTFHMERGKVTIDWEGEEKSLEVSCRQSDIKRARELASELKKRIENGEFLLNIF encoded by the coding sequence TTGAAAAAAAGCATCCAGCAAATTAATCAAAAAATCAAAGATGGTGAAGCAACAGTCCTTACTGCAGAAGAAGTTACTCGTCTGGTTATGGAAGGTGAAGAACCCACTGCAGAAGATATTGATGTGGTAACCACTGGAACCTGTGGCATAATGTCTGGAACAGCAGCCATCTTCCACATACCTGTTTCAGAACCAGGAACCTTTAAAAAAGCTAAAAATATCCTTTTAAATGGTGTTCCTGGCTTCCCAGGGCCCTGTCCCAATGAATGGTTGGGGTCGGTTGATTTAATGGTTTACGGCACTGCCCACAGTCTATATCAAACCCAGTACGGGGGAGGGTTCCTTTTCAAAGATATCCTGCGAGGTGAAGAAATAGAAATAGAAGTGGAAGATTATCAGGGGAATATTATCAAATCCACTGCGACTCTGGATGATTTTAAAACTGCACAGATGATTGGGACACGTTTTGCCTTTAAAAATTACACTGCTTTCATAAATCCATCTCCTGAACCTGTTTCTTCCATATTCAATGCAGTGGACATGGAAGGACCATTCAAGGGAATTTCATTTTCTGGTTGCGGAGAACTCAACCCACTCCAGAACGACCCTCAACTTAAAACAATCCTTAAAGGTAGTAAATTACTTATTAACAACTCTGAAGGACTATTCATCGATACAGGGACTAGAAGCACCCCTGAAAAGCCTAATATGATGATCACCGCTGATATGAAGAAGATGGATCCTCATTATCTGGGTGGTTTCCGTACAGGGGCAGGCCCTGAAGTTTACAATAGTGTGGCCACTGCCATACCGGTCCTGGATGATGAAATACTTCAAAAAACCTTCATAAAAAATGAGGATATAACACTGCCTATTGCAGACATCAGAGGACGGCACAGTGTCTTAAGTCACACCACCTATGAAGTGTGGCGGAATGTTGATGAAAGACCAACCTATGAAAAGGAATTCTGTCAAAACTGTGGAACCTGTGTGGTGGAGGAGAGATGCCCCACCAGAGCCTATGAGAACCACCAGCTAAACCAAGCTCGGTGTTTTGGATGTGGGATGTGTGCCTATTCCTGTCCCTTCGGCACCTTCCACATGGAAAGAGGGAAGGTGACAATTGATTGGGAAGGTGAGGAAAAATCTTTAGAAGTTAGCTGCCGTCAGTCTGATATTAAACGTGCACGCGAACTGGCCAGTGAACTAAAAAAAAGGATTGAAAACGGAGAATTTCTACTAAATATCTTTTAA
- the alaS gene encoding alanine--tRNA ligase codes for MSVQLEKLGYTKKVCKTCGNDFWSIGERETCGDAPCDEYQFIGNPATPQKYDLFSIHDLFTRFFQERGHKPIRRYPVLAKRWRDDVFLVGASIYNFQPWVTSGQVKPPANPLVVAQPSIRLNDVDNVGRTGRHMTCFTMGGHHAFNSEDEQIYWEDETVKYCHDFITHLGINEEEITFIESWWEGGGNSGPCYEVCVRGVELATLVFIQYRTLPGGDKEEIPLKIVDTGYGLERFAWISQGTPTAYDASFGPVIEELQEMAGVELNHRILGENAQVAGMMDIEDIADLKVLRSKVAERLGITMEELKEATEPMEAIYVIADHTRCLAFMLADGVIPSNVKEGYLARLILRRTIRFIKKLDLKQSLGDIMHIQLNFLSQTYPEIRNHQEHILRVIELEEKRYQKTIRKGKQMVKKTVKYLKKDNKDEMPLETLVKLYDSQGLPPDTVEEIAKELHFSVNVPDNFYTLVAAQHSEEEIEEEIPLELDFAETNLLFYDEPQETEFNAKFLGTHENNIILDRTLFYPEGGGQPSDIGFIDTGQEKIRVLHAEKVDGIVLHKVEDEKLAKLKHRTGSTLKGIIDWNRRIALARNHTATHLLVAAARKVLGDHIWQAGAQKGVKKSRIDLSHYQRISQEDLNQIEIIANRWVMENIPVETQWMNRAEAEKKYGFILYQGGVVPGTSIRVVQIPGVDVQACAGTHCQHTGQIGLIKVNRTERIQDGVERLEFSAGEAAVEHMQKQDALLHKSAAVFKVEASQLPKTSERFFTEWKSFKNDIKRLQDQLAKLKTESLIHQTEKIDSLSFLSDTVDADIGELVQMVTQLTDTGEVDLVVLGNSEGKIAGAASAQAMNRGVKINEIIKEAAKVMGGGGGGKPNLAQGAGKDPDKLEEALEFVRETLKDKLAQKSLNGF; via the coding sequence ATGTCTGTCCAGTTGGAAAAACTTGGTTACACCAAAAAAGTTTGTAAAACCTGTGGAAACGATTTCTGGTCCATAGGAGAACGTGAAACGTGTGGAGATGCACCCTGTGATGAATACCAGTTCATTGGAAACCCAGCCACACCACAAAAATATGATTTATTCTCAATCCATGATCTATTCACCCGCTTCTTCCAGGAAAGAGGCCACAAACCCATCAGAAGATATCCAGTACTTGCAAAAAGATGGAGGGATGATGTTTTCCTGGTGGGAGCATCCATATATAACTTTCAACCCTGGGTAACCTCTGGACAGGTCAAACCCCCAGCAAATCCCCTGGTAGTAGCCCAACCCTCAATACGTCTCAATGATGTGGATAATGTGGGACGAACTGGCAGGCACATGACCTGTTTCACCATGGGAGGACACCATGCCTTTAATTCTGAAGATGAACAGATTTACTGGGAAGATGAGACTGTTAAATACTGTCATGACTTTATAACTCATCTGGGTATAAATGAAGAAGAAATAACCTTTATCGAGTCCTGGTGGGAAGGTGGAGGAAACTCCGGACCATGCTATGAAGTGTGCGTGAGGGGAGTGGAACTGGCCACCCTGGTATTCATCCAGTACCGAACCTTACCCGGTGGAGATAAGGAAGAAATTCCTCTGAAAATTGTGGATACTGGTTATGGGCTGGAAAGGTTCGCCTGGATAAGTCAAGGCACACCAACTGCCTATGACGCTTCATTTGGACCAGTAATAGAAGAATTGCAGGAAATGGCTGGCGTTGAACTAAACCATCGCATCCTGGGAGAAAACGCTCAGGTCGCAGGGATGATGGACATTGAAGATATCGCAGATTTAAAGGTACTACGCAGCAAGGTGGCAGAGAGACTGGGAATCACCATGGAAGAGTTGAAAGAAGCCACCGAGCCCATGGAAGCCATCTACGTTATTGCTGATCATACCCGGTGTCTGGCATTCATGCTGGCCGATGGAGTCATACCTTCCAATGTAAAAGAAGGTTACCTGGCTCGCCTAATCCTCAGAAGAACCATCCGATTCATAAAAAAATTAGACTTAAAACAGTCCCTGGGAGATATAATGCATATTCAGCTTAACTTCCTCTCCCAGACTTATCCAGAGATCCGTAATCATCAGGAGCATATTTTAAGAGTAATTGAACTGGAAGAAAAACGTTACCAGAAAACCATCCGCAAAGGAAAACAAATGGTTAAAAAAACCGTTAAATACCTTAAAAAAGATAATAAAGATGAAATGCCCCTGGAAACCCTTGTTAAACTCTATGACTCACAGGGTCTGCCACCGGATACTGTAGAAGAGATTGCCAAAGAACTTCACTTCTCAGTGAATGTCCCAGATAATTTCTACACCCTGGTAGCAGCTCAACACTCTGAAGAAGAGATTGAAGAGGAGATCCCACTAGAACTGGATTTTGCAGAAACTAATCTATTATTCTATGATGAACCTCAGGAAACAGAGTTCAATGCCAAATTTCTGGGAACACATGAAAATAACATCATTCTTGACCGCACCCTATTCTATCCGGAAGGAGGAGGCCAACCGTCAGACATAGGTTTCATAGACACCGGCCAAGAGAAAATCAGGGTTTTACATGCTGAGAAGGTAGACGGGATTGTTCTGCACAAAGTGGAAGATGAAAAACTTGCGAAACTAAAACACCGGACTGGTTCAACCCTTAAAGGAATTATTGACTGGAATAGGCGCATTGCCCTGGCCCGTAATCATACTGCCACCCACCTTCTAGTTGCAGCAGCACGAAAGGTGCTTGGAGATCATATATGGCAGGCTGGAGCTCAGAAGGGTGTTAAAAAATCGAGAATAGACTTATCACATTACCAGCGCATTAGTCAAGAAGATTTGAACCAAATCGAAATCATTGCCAACCGATGGGTTATGGAAAATATCCCTGTAGAAACTCAATGGATGAACCGTGCTGAAGCCGAGAAAAAATATGGATTTATCCTCTACCAGGGAGGGGTGGTTCCCGGGACCAGTATCAGAGTAGTTCAGATTCCGGGTGTGGATGTACAGGCCTGTGCCGGGACACACTGCCAACATACTGGACAGATAGGTTTGATTAAAGTAAACCGGACAGAAAGGATTCAGGATGGAGTGGAACGCTTAGAATTTTCCGCTGGAGAAGCAGCAGTGGAGCACATGCAAAAGCAAGATGCCCTCTTACACAAAAGTGCTGCTGTGTTCAAAGTTGAAGCCAGCCAACTGCCTAAGACCAGTGAAAGGTTCTTCACAGAATGGAAATCTTTCAAAAATGATATTAAACGCCTGCAAGACCAGTTGGCCAAACTTAAAACTGAATCTCTCATACATCAGACTGAGAAAATCGATTCATTAAGCTTTCTATCTGATACTGTAGATGCAGATATAGGTGAACTGGTCCAAATGGTCACCCAACTCACCGATACTGGTGAAGTAGACCTGGTTGTCCTGGGAAACTCTGAAGGGAAGATTGCTGGCGCTGCATCAGCCCAAGCTATGAATAGGGGTGTTAAAATCAATGAAATCATCAAAGAAGCCGCAAAAGTTATGGGTGGTGGAGGTGGTGGAAAGCCAAACCTGGCCCAGGGAGCAGGAAAAGACCCTGATAAACTAGAAGAAGCACTGGAATTTGTTCGGGAAACTCTGAAGGATAAATTGGCTCAGAAAAGTCTTAACGGATTTTAA
- the heR gene encoding heliorhodopsin HeR, producing the protein MDNEMRREFIAKSPITFEGLRKLNIAAGSLHFIQGIIMIILGLWLTWTQDIYTFYLKFNIISVRPFEAQIVPDPTVAFTVGYLGVILSSFLLISAIAHFTIAFVKNKNYNENLKKGMNPYRWYEYFFSSSIMLVIIATFVGVWDLWSLVMIFVLNAVMIMCGYLMEKINYYTKETDWSAYLVGCLSGFVPWIVLAAYFIAALGSTETNPPAFVYAILAIYFIMFNTFSINMILQYKGVGKWKDYLYGERVYIILSLIAKTALAWLAFLGVFAP; encoded by the coding sequence ATGGATAATGAAATGAGAAGGGAATTTATTGCCAAGTCACCCATTACTTTTGAGGGGTTGAGAAAACTTAACATTGCTGCGGGTTCACTGCACTTTATACAGGGAATCATAATGATCATCCTGGGTTTGTGGTTGACCTGGACCCAGGATATCTACACTTTTTATCTTAAATTTAATATAATATCTGTTAGGCCTTTTGAAGCTCAGATCGTGCCCGATCCAACGGTTGCATTTACTGTTGGTTATTTGGGAGTGATTCTATCTTCATTCCTGCTGATATCCGCCATTGCCCATTTCACCATTGCATTTGTGAAAAACAAAAACTACAATGAGAACCTGAAAAAGGGTATGAACCCCTACCGCTGGTATGAATATTTCTTCTCCAGCTCCATCATGCTGGTAATAATTGCCACTTTCGTGGGAGTATGGGATCTGTGGTCACTGGTGATGATCTTCGTACTCAATGCTGTGATGATCATGTGCGGATATTTAATGGAAAAGATCAATTATTACACCAAAGAAACTGACTGGTCTGCCTATCTAGTGGGATGCCTATCAGGATTCGTTCCCTGGATAGTCCTGGCAGCCTACTTCATTGCTGCACTGGGATCCACCGAGACCAACCCGCCCGCCTTCGTATACGCCATACTCGCCATTTACTTCATCATGTTCAACACATTCTCTATCAACATGATTCTACAGTACAAGGGTGTTGGTAAGTGGAAGGACTACCTCTATGGTGAACGGGTGTACATAATACTCAGCCTCATTGCAAAAACTGCCCTGGCCTGGCTAGCATTTTTGGGAGTTTTCGCACCTTGA
- a CDS encoding zinc ribbon domain-containing protein, whose translation MICENCGAKISKWETYCPKCGMDLISSEHKPLQQKFLRGEYRDVEEVTVKPYNLEDEDYFEDKYQKKPYAEPHQNWDDYDPDFTQEYDEDEGRNRGKTRKYSDQGYDQDYHQDKDYNNRYNHKNRSRRKYKKNYPKQKKYLTRGYDLDDEYFDSEPKSGSIWTTVILFLVVALLMGFVMGFIFFSGRIQNIFH comes from the coding sequence ATGATATGTGAAAATTGTGGGGCTAAAATCTCCAAATGGGAAACTTACTGTCCTAAGTGTGGGATGGATCTGATCAGTTCTGAACATAAACCCCTGCAACAGAAGTTCCTTCGAGGTGAATATCGGGATGTGGAAGAAGTTACAGTTAAGCCATATAACTTGGAAGATGAAGACTATTTTGAGGATAAATATCAAAAGAAACCCTACGCTGAACCACACCAAAATTGGGATGATTATGATCCTGATTTTACACAGGAATATGATGAAGACGAAGGTCGAAATAGGGGTAAAACTAGGAAATATAGTGATCAAGGCTATGATCAAGATTACCACCAAGATAAGGATTATAATAACAGATACAATCACAAAAATCGTTCCAGAAGAAAGTATAAGAAAAATTACCCTAAACAGAAAAAATATCTTACTCGGGGTTATGATCTTGATGATGAATATTTTGACTCAGAACCAAAATCGGGTTCTATCTGGACAACAGTAATCCTGTTTTTAGTAGTGGCATTGCTCATGGGATTTGTGATGGGATTCATTTTCTTTTCAGGCAGAATCCAGAACATATTCCATTAA
- a CDS encoding 50S ribosomal protein L1 — MKQEILEAVKKAKEESKPRNFTQSIDVIITIKDLDVKKPENRIDEEVLLPNGRGKDVKIAFIADGELALQAEKAGADLVIKKGELEEMGKDRKGAKKIANRHDFFVAQADMMPLVGRFLGPVLGPRKKMPKPVPATIKPEPIMERLKSTVKVRIKDQPVIQALVGTQDMDDELIAANIESILVVLDQKLEKGRNQIKSMYVKTTMGPVARVI, encoded by the coding sequence GTGAAACAAGAGATCTTAGAAGCGGTGAAGAAGGCTAAGGAAGAATCCAAGCCGAGAAACTTCACACAATCCATTGATGTGATTATCACCATCAAGGATTTAGACGTGAAAAAACCCGAAAACCGCATAGACGAGGAAGTTCTTCTCCCTAATGGACGGGGTAAAGATGTGAAGATCGCCTTTATTGCCGACGGCGAACTGGCCCTGCAGGCTGAAAAAGCTGGGGCAGACCTGGTGATCAAAAAAGGAGAACTGGAGGAAATGGGCAAAGACCGTAAAGGAGCCAAAAAAATCGCCAATCGGCATGATTTCTTTGTGGCTCAGGCGGATATGATGCCTTTGGTAGGTAGATTCCTGGGACCAGTACTGGGACCAAGGAAGAAGATGCCGAAACCAGTTCCTGCCACCATCAAACCCGAACCCATAATGGAAAGACTTAAAAGCACAGTAAAGGTTAGAATAAAAGACCAGCCAGTTATACAGGCATTAGTCGGCACACAGGATATGGATGATGAGCTCATTGCAGCAAACATTGAATCTATTCTGGTAGTGCTGGATCAGAAACTGGAAAAGGGGCGTAACCAGATAAAATCCATGTATGTGAAAACAACTATGGGCCCTGTAGCGAGGGTGATCTAA
- a CDS encoding 50S ribosomal protein L10 gives MPHVAEWKKEEVKELKDLIKSHSVVGMADLSDIPAPQLQKMRQSLRGSAKLKMSRKTLMDLALNESGKAKVESLSNHMDGQPALIFTDMNPFKLYKILEGSKTPAPARAGSIAPADIVVPKGDTGFMPGPILGELQKIGIPAKIEKGKIVVTEDKTIVAEGEEISRDVASMLTRLDIYPLEVGIDLKAAYEDETIYTTDILFIDEEKTISDLQKAYTQAFNLSVNAVVFNSESTPAIISKAAGEALNLAFNAEVLTSKTTDLLLAKAYSQMLAIASEAAAKNAEAVDDELREKLSATASAAETKPAEEEKEEEEEEEEEEEDKEEDAAAGLGALFG, from the coding sequence ATGCCACATGTAGCCGAGTGGAAAAAAGAAGAGGTTAAAGAGCTGAAAGACCTTATCAAAAGCCATTCAGTAGTTGGAATGGCTGATCTTTCCGATATACCAGCTCCACAGCTTCAGAAAATGCGTCAGAGCCTGCGTGGAAGTGCCAAGCTCAAGATGTCCCGGAAGACCCTGATGGATCTGGCTTTAAATGAATCGGGAAAAGCAAAGGTAGAATCTCTCTCTAACCATATGGATGGTCAGCCAGCCTTAATATTCACAGACATGAACCCCTTCAAGCTCTACAAAATCTTAGAAGGTAGTAAAACTCCTGCTCCAGCTCGAGCCGGAAGTATAGCCCCTGCAGATATTGTGGTGCCTAAAGGAGATACTGGATTCATGCCAGGCCCCATTCTGGGAGAACTGCAGAAAATAGGTATCCCTGCCAAAATCGAGAAGGGTAAAATTGTTGTAACTGAAGATAAAACCATAGTTGCCGAAGGAGAGGAAATCTCACGTGACGTGGCCAGTATGCTAACCCGTCTGGACATATATCCCCTGGAAGTGGGAATCGACCTTAAAGCAGCTTATGAAGATGAAACAATATACACCACTGACATCCTATTCATAGATGAGGAAAAAACCATATCTGACTTACAGAAAGCATATACTCAAGCATTCAACCTTTCAGTGAATGCTGTGGTGTTTAACAGTGAATCCACACCTGCCATCATATCCAAAGCAGCAGGAGAAGCACTGAACCTAGCTTTCAATGCAGAGGTACTAACCTCCAAAACAACCGACCTCTTACTGGCCAAAGCCTACTCACAGATGCTGGCCATTGCCTCGGAAGCTGCAGCCAAAAATGCTGAAGCAGTTGATGATGAACTACGCGAAAAGTTAAGTGCAACTGCCAGTGCAGCAGAAACAAAACCAGCTGAAGAAGAAAAAGAGGAAGAAGAAGAGGAAGAAGAGGAAGAAGAAGATAAAGAAGAAGATGCAGCCGCTGGTTTAGGTGCGCTCTTCGGATAA
- a CDS encoding alpha/beta hydrolase, with translation MPSKKRIILIALLAVFLIVAAGFTYYVSDYYHADAKAMAALNSTNSYIVENTADFITFTPILNQSSTGIIIYPGAKVEAESYSVIASHLAENGYTTIIVKMPFNLAFFGTNKADDVIKNHPEIDSWVIAGHSLGGVFASEYAVKNQEKIKGVIYLAAYPSSNASNASFKALSIRGSLDNLTLPDDISANFDKFPVNTTFLTIEGGNHYNFGDYGIQAQDNNSTITREEQQQQTINAIIQFIKKL, from the coding sequence ATGCCATCTAAAAAGCGAATAATATTAATCGCTCTATTAGCTGTTTTTTTAATAGTAGCTGCTGGTTTTACATATTATGTTTCTGACTATTATCATGCCGATGCAAAGGCAATGGCAGCACTGAATTCAACCAATTCTTACATTGTAGAGAATACTGCTGATTTCATCACCTTCACACCCATTCTTAACCAGAGCAGCACAGGGATAATAATTTATCCCGGTGCAAAAGTAGAAGCAGAATCTTACTCAGTGATAGCCTCCCATCTGGCTGAGAATGGTTATACCACCATAATTGTGAAAATGCCCTTTAACTTAGCATTTTTTGGGACAAACAAAGCAGATGATGTTATTAAAAATCATCCAGAAATTGATTCATGGGTAATTGCCGGTCATTCACTGGGAGGTGTTTTCGCCTCTGAATATGCAGTTAAAAATCAGGAGAAAATCAAAGGAGTGATCTATTTAGCTGCTTATCCCTCCTCCAATGCATCAAATGCCTCTTTTAAAGCATTATCCATTAGGGGTTCACTGGATAATTTGACCTTGCCTGATGATATTTCTGCAAATTTTGATAAATTCCCGGTAAACACTACCTTCCTGACCATTGAAGGTGGTAATCATTACAACTTTGGTGATTACGGAATACAGGCTCAAGATAACAACAGCACCATCACCCGCGAAGAGCAACAACAACAAACTATAAACGCCATAATCCAGTTTATTAAAAAACTCTGA
- a CDS encoding NTPase, with amino-acid sequence MNILITGPPGVGKTTILQEIKKHIKNRGYSVGGVYCPEIREKGMRTGFNIIDISSGKKGILSSVHNNNRPSGPMVGKYKVNLNDIRKIAIPALKNALETADFVFIDEIAPMELKSSSFSSAVWEVMESQKPVIAVIHQHSQHPFILKVKNREDVIIFEITLQNRDSILEEILGLLD; translated from the coding sequence ATGAATATTTTAATAACCGGTCCACCTGGTGTGGGTAAAACCACCATCTTACAGGAAATTAAAAAACATATTAAAAATAGAGGATATTCTGTTGGTGGAGTTTACTGTCCAGAAATCCGGGAAAAAGGTATGCGAACAGGTTTCAATATTATTGACATAAGTTCTGGGAAAAAAGGAATTCTGTCCAGTGTACACAACAATAACCGTCCCAGTGGTCCAATGGTGGGTAAATATAAAGTTAATTTGAATGATATCAGGAAAATTGCAATACCTGCCTTGAAAAATGCTCTTGAAACTGCAGATTTTGTATTCATAGATGAAATTGCACCCATGGAACTGAAAAGCAGTTCATTTTCAAGTGCAGTGTGGGAAGTGATGGAAAGCCAGAAACCAGTTATTGCAGTTATTCACCAGCACTCACAGCATCCTTTTATTTTGAAGGTTAAAAATAGGGAGGATGTGATTATTTTTGAAATTACATTGCAAAACAGGGATTCCATCCTTGAAGAAATACTCGGATTATTGGATTAA